The genomic DNA TACGCCCTGGCGCAGATCCCGACGGGTCTGCTCATCGACAAGTTCGGCCCCCGCCGGGTGCTCGTCATCGGCGCGCTGGTCATGGGCAGCGGCCAGGTGTTGCTGGGTCTGACCGGCAACTACTGGGTCGCCATCGCCGCGCGCGTGCTCATCGGCGCCGGCGACGCCTCCGCGTTCCTGTCCGCGATGCGCATCCTGCCCTTCTGGTTCCCGCTGCGGCTGACGCCGCTGTTCACCCAGCTGACCAGCTCGCTCGGCCAGCTGGGCCAGTTCCTCTCGGCGGTGCCGTTCCTCATGCTGCTCAACGTGCAGGGCTGGACGGTGGCCTTCGTGTCCGTCGGCGCCGTGGCCGTGCTCGTGGCGATCTTCGGCGGCATCGCCATCGCGGACCCGCCCGAGCAGTCCCCGGCGGGACCGGGGTCGGCGGAGCAGGCGTCGGCAAGCGACGGGCCGGAACCCACCTTCTGGGCGAAGCTCTCCTACGTGCTGCACCACCCCGCGTGCTGGCAGGCGTTTTTCATCCACCATTCGGCGATGCTGTGGCAGATCGTCTTCACGCTGCTGTGGGGCGCTCCCCTGATGAAGCTGGGCATGGGCCTCTCCGACGCCCAGATCGGCCTCGTCCTGACCATCAATACCGCCACCAACGTCATCGCCGGGCCGATCATCGGGGTCATCTCCCAGCGGGCGGGCCGCAACCGCGACCGCGTCGTCGTCCTGGCCGCCACCGCCATCGCGACCGCCTGGTTCTTCTTCCTGCTGCCCGACACTCCCCCGGGCCTGGGTGCGCTCATCGCGGTCAACATCGTCATGGCCTTCCTCACCGGCACCTCCAGCTACGGTTTCGACGGGGTCCGCGAAACGCTCTCGCGCACCATCGTCGCCACTGGCACCGGACTGGGAAACATGGGCGGCTTCCTCGCGGGCATGGTCACCGCGCAGACGGTCGGCCTCCTGCTCGACTATTCGTCCCACGGCCAGACCTACACCTGGGGTGACTTCCGGTTCGCCTGGATCTCCGTGTTCGTGATCTGGGGGCTGGGCATGGTCGGTATCGCGGTCTCGAAGATTCTGCTCAAGCGCAGGCTTGCCGACGCCGCGGCGGCCCCCGGTTCCGTACGCGTGGTCGATGAGGACCAGCCCGGGAAGTGAGCGCTACTCCGGCCGGGTGAGGTAGTCGACGACCCCGCGGGGATCGTCGAGGAACTCCCGCATCGCCCGGACCGATTCGACGTCGTCGTAGGCGACCGGCAGGATTCCGGCCTCGTTGACCTCGAGGATCTCTGCCCGGGGCAGCGCGGGCAGCACGGGGGAATGGGTGGCGATGATGAACTGCGCACCCCGGTCGACGGCCTGGTCGATCTCGGCCAGCAGGGCCATCTGCCTCACGGTCGACAACCCCGCCTCGGGCTCGTCGAAGAGATAGAGGCCCGCGCCGGCGACGTGCTCGGCCACCAGGCCCAGCACGGACTCCCCGTGTGAGCGGGCGTGCAGCGACTGCCCCGAGGCCAGCACGTTGCGCCCCGCCCGGGCCGGCGGCCTGTCCGCCTCGGTCAGCAGCTGGAAGCTGGTCTCCGCCCGCAGGAAGAATCCCCGCAGCAGCGGGGC from Corynebacterium guangdongense includes the following:
- a CDS encoding MFS transporter yields the protein MTTPNAPVGSQPNPREQLTRRALIVWGAAVLFYIVAIFGRTSFGVAGVAAIERFGVDASRIAVFTAVQIGVYALAQIPTGLLIDKFGPRRVLVIGALVMGSGQVLLGLTGNYWVAIAARVLIGAGDASAFLSAMRILPFWFPLRLTPLFTQLTSSLGQLGQFLSAVPFLMLLNVQGWTVAFVSVGAVAVLVAIFGGIAIADPPEQSPAGPGSAEQASASDGPEPTFWAKLSYVLHHPACWQAFFIHHSAMLWQIVFTLLWGAPLMKLGMGLSDAQIGLVLTINTATNVIAGPIIGVISQRAGRNRDRVVVLAATAIATAWFFFLLPDTPPGLGALIAVNIVMAFLTGTSSYGFDGVRETLSRTIVATGTGLGNMGGFLAGMVTAQTVGLLLDYSSHGQTYTWGDFRFAWISVFVIWGLGMVGIAVSKILLKRRLADAAAAPGSVRVVDEDQPGK
- a CDS encoding AAA family ATPase, which produces MIVSALRLPELRAMAAAGVESYVLDLPAVRHLARTGPLRLSTPVTVLVGDNGAGKSTLLEALALALGFPGMGGPVGGFHGDMWAARTGTESRLAHHLVVRTSAPLLRGFFLRAETSFQLLTEADRPPARAGRNVLASGQSLHARSHGESVLGLVAEHVAGAGLYLFDEPEAGLSTVRQMALLAEIDQAVDRGAQFIIATHSPVLPALPRAEILEVNEAGILPVAYDDVESVRAMREFLDDPRGVVDYLTRPE